The proteins below come from a single Panicum hallii strain FIL2 chromosome 7, PHallii_v3.1, whole genome shotgun sequence genomic window:
- the LOC112899585 gene encoding FACT complex subunit SPT16 produces MADNGNAKGGSGTYTINLDNFSKRLKVFYDHWKEHKSDLWGSSDAIAIATPPPSEDLRYLKSSALDIWLLGYEFPETIIVFMHKQIHVLCSQKKANLIGTLKKAASEAVGADIVLHVKAKNGDGADLMDDILQTVRNQSKSGNPIIGHISKEAPEGKLLETWADKLSGSSIQLTDVTNGFSELFSVKDTTEITCVKKAAYLTTSVLRNFVVPKLEKVIDEEKKVSHSTLMDDTEKAILDPLKVKVKLKPENVDICYPPVFQSGGKFDLKPGASSNDEYLYYDSASVIICAIGSKYSSYCSNVARTYLIDATPTQSKAYETLLKAHDAAVQTLKPGNQMSAVYQAAVAVIERDAPELLPHLTKSAGTGIGLEFRESGLNLNAKNDRRVKQGMIFNVSLGLHNLQAETTSEKTKQFSLLLADTVYVTEKGNEILTAPCSKAVKDVAYSFNEDEEDAPAAKVESKPVDVVPTKATLRSDNQEMSKEELRRQHQAELARQKNEETARRLAGGGSGSGEGRGPARASNELVAYKNVNDVPFARELVIQVDQKNEAVLLPIYGSMVPFHVSTVKSVTSHQDNRTCTIRIFFNVPGMPFSNDSKLNSQGAIYLKEITFRSKDPRHSSEVVQQIKTLRRQVASRESERAERATLVTQEKLQMGNNRMKMMRLSDVWIRPAFGGRGRKLTGNLEAHFNGFRYSTSRADERVDIMYGNIKHAFFQPAEKEMITLLHFHLHNHIMVGNKKTKDVQFYVEVMDVVQTLGGSRRSALDPDEIEEEQRERDRKNRINMDFQNFVNKVNDHWSQPQFKGLDLEFDVPLRELGFHGVPYKASAFIIPTSTCLVELIETPFLVVSLSEIEIVNLERVGFGTKNFDMAIVFKDFKKDVLRIDSIPSTSLDAIKEWLDTTDLKYYESRLNLNWRPILKTIIDDPQKFIDDGGWEFLNMEASDSETEETEESDQGYEPSDAEPESESEDDDSDSESLVESDDADEESDEDSEEEKGKTWEELEREASNADREHGAESDSEEERRRRKAKTFGKSRAPERSGFKGAPPSKKPKFR; encoded by the coding sequence CCCCACCTCCTTCTGAGGATCTTCGTTATTTGAAATCCTCTGCTCTGGATATTTGGTTACTTGGATATGAATTTCCAGAAACGATAATTGTCTTCATGCACAAGCAAATACATGTCTTGTGTAGTCAGAAGAAAGCAAATCTGATTGGGACCCTCAAGAAGGCTGCAAGTGAGGCTGTTGGTGCTGACATTGTCTTGCATGTAAAAGCTAAGAATGGAGATGGTGCTGACTTGATGGATGACATACTGCAGACTGTTCGCAATCAGTCGAAATCAGGCAATCCAATTATTGGGCACATCTCAAAAGAGGCACCTGAGGGTAAGCTTCTTGAAACATGGGCAGACAAGTTATCTGGGTCATCTATACAACTTACAGATGTGACAAATGGCTTCTCTGAGCTTTTCTCTGTGAAGGACACCACAGAGATCACTTGTGTGAAGAAGGCTGCTTACTTAACTACATCTGTACTGAGAAATTTTGTGGTTCCAAAGTTGGAGAAGGTTATTGATGAGGAGAAGAAAGTCTCACACTCCACATTGATGGATGACACAGAAAAGGCTATTCTTGACCCCCTCAAGGTAAAGGTGAAGTTGAAGCCTGAAAATGTTGATATTTGCTACCCACCAGTCTTTCAAAGTGGGGGGAAGTTTGATCTCAAGCCTGGTGCCTCTAGCAATGATGAGTATCTCTATTATGATTCTGCAAGTGTTATCATCTGTGCAATTGGGTCCAAATACTCGAGCTATTGTTCAAATGTTGCCCGGACATATCTGATAGATGCTACCCCTACGCAGAGTAAAGCATATGAGACCCTTCTGAAAGCTCATGATGCTGCTGTACAAACATTGAAACCAGGCAATCAGATGAGTGCGGTTTATCAAGCTGCAGTGGCAGTGATTGAGAGAGACGCTCCTGAACTACTTCCCCATTTAACAAAGTCAGCTGGAACTGGAATAGGCCTTGAGTTCCGAGAATCTGGCTTAAATCTGAATGCCAAGAATGATCGTCGGGTAAAACAGGGAATGATTTTTAATGTTTCTCTTGGTTTGCATAATCTCCAGGCAGAAACCACCAGTGAGAAGACGAAGCAGTTTTCGCTGTTGTTAGCTGATACTGTTTATGTCACTGAAAAAGGAAATGAGATCTTGACGGCACCATGCTCCAAGGCTGTTAAGGATGTTGCCTATTCATTCAATGAAGATGAGGAAGATGCTCCTGCAGCGAAAGTGGAGTCGAAGCCCGTGGATGTCGTGCCAACCAAGGCAACTCTCAGGTCGGACAACCAGGAGATGTCCAAGGAAGAGCTCAGGAGACAGCACCAGGCTGAACTTGCTCGTCAAAAGAATGAAGAGACTGCTAGAAGGCTTGCTGGGGGTGGTTCTGGTTCTGGTGAAGGACGTGGTCCTGCGAGAGCGTCGAATGAGCTTGTTGCATACAAGAATGTTAATGATGTACCTTTTGCAAGAGAGTTGGTGATACAGGTAGATCAGAAGAACGAAGCTGTTCTCTTACCTATTTATGGCAGCATGGTGCCTTTCCATGTTTCTACTGTGAAGAGTGTGACAAGCCACCAGGACAACCGTACCTGTACTATCCGCATCTTCTTCAATGTGCCTGGCATGCCATTCTCAAATGATAGCAAGCTGAATTCTCAAGGTGCTATCTACCTGAAAGAAATTACATTCCGCTCAAAAGACCCACGGCATAGCAGTGAAGTTGTTCAGCAGATCAAAACGTTGAGGAGGCAAGTTGCTTCAAGGGAGTCAGAGAGAGCTGAAAGGGCAACCCTTGTTACTCAGGAGAAGCTTCAGATGGGAAACAACAGAATGAAGATGATGAGACTTTCTGATGTGTGGATCCGACCTGCTTTTGGTGGCCGCGGGAGGAAGCTCACAGGAAATCTTGAGGCTCATTTCAATGGTTTCAGATATTCTACTTCAAGGGCTGATGAGCGTGTGGACATCATGTACGGGAATATAAAGCATGCCTTTTTCCAGCCTGCAGAGAAAGAAATGATTACTCTGCTTCATTTCCATTTGCACAACCATATCATGGTTGGAAACAAGAAGACAAAGGATGTCCAGTTTTATGTTGAAGTGATGGATGTTGTACAAACTCTTGGTGGCAGTAGGAGATCTGCACTCGATCCTGATGAGATTGAGGAAGAGCAGCGTGAGAGGGACAGGAAGAACAGAATAAACATGGATTTCCAGAACTTTGTGAACAAGGTTAATGACCACTGGTCACAGCCACAGTTCAAAGGGCTCGATCTGGAGTTTGATGTCCCTTTGAGAGAGCTTGGGTTTCATGGGGTCCCTTACAAGGCTTCTGCTTTCATAATTCCAACTTCTACTTGTTTGGTTGAGCTGATTGAGACCCCCTTCCTTGTGGTGAGCCTGAGCGAGATAGAGATTGTTAACCTGGAGAGGGTGGGCTTTGGAACAAAGAACTTTGACATGGCTATCGTGTTCAAGGACTTCAAGAAGGATGTTCTCCGCATAGATTCCATCCCTTCAACATCACTCGACGCGATAAAGGAGTGGCTGGATACAACTGACCTCAAGTACTACGAGAGCAGGCTGAATCTGAACTGGCGTCCAATCCTGAAAACTATCATTGATGATCCTCAGAAGTTCATTGATGACGGTGGCTGGGAGTTCCTGAACATGGAGGCGAGCGACTCTGAGACTGAGGAGACAGAGGAGTCGGACCAGGGCTATGAGCCTTCTGACGCTGAGCCTGAGTCCGAGTCAGAAGATGATGACTCTGACAGTGAGTCCCTGGTGGAATCTGATGATGCTGATGAGGAGTCCGACGAGGACTCGGAGGAGGAGAAGGGTAAGAcgtgggaggagctggagcgcgAGGCAAGTAACGCGGATCGGGAGCATGGTGCTGAGTCGGACAGCGAGGAGGAGCGGAGGCGCCGCAAGGCGAAGACCTTTGGCAAGTCGCGCGCGCCTGAGCGCAGCGGCTTCAAGGGAGCTCCGCCCTCCAAGAAGCCAAAGTTCAGGTGA
- the LOC112899586 gene encoding serine carboxypeptidase 1-like, translated as MASPSPLLLALVAAALLLRTPTAAAAPDDHLVTGLPGFHGSFPSNQYSGYVTVDEASERSLFYYLALSERDPAADPVVLWLNGGPGCSSFDGFVYENGPFNFEPGSTLLPRLQLNPYSWSKVSNIMYLDSPAGVGMSYSLNKSDYTTGDLKTAADAHTFLLKWFELYPEFQSNPFYISGESYAGVYIPTLADEVVRGIEKGVEPRINFKGYLIGNAFTDVDYDFNSFVPFAHGMGLISTDMFEDVKASCHGTFFGDVDNLCQEKIERVHWELKDLNKYNILAPCYHHPEIQEVEFANSSLPLSFRRLGETDRSFPVRKRMAGRSWPLRLALRGGRVPMWPGLGGRSLPCTSDELATTWLDDEGVRAAIHAKSKSLIGSWELYTARIDYTHNTGTMVSYHKKFTALGYRVLIYSGDHDLCIPFPGTEAWVRSIGYQVVDRWRPWYFGDQVAGYTQGYDRNLTFLTIKGAGHAVPEYKPKESLAFYSRWLAGEKF; from the exons ATGGCCTCCCCATCCCCTCTCCTGCTCGCcctcgtggcggcggcgctcctccTCCGCACGCCCACCGCAGCCGCCGCGCCCGACGACCACCTCGTCACCGGCCTCCCCGGATTCCACGGCTCCTTCCCCTCCAACCAATACTCCGG GTATGTGACGGTGGACGAGGCCAGCGAGCGGAGCCTCTTCTACTACCTGGCGCTCTCGGAGCGCGACCCGGCCGCCGACCCCGTCGTGCTCTGGCTCAACGGCGGCCCGGGCTGCTCCAGCTTCGACGGCTTCGTCTACGAGAACGGGCCCTTCAACTTCGAGCCCGGGAGCACCCTGCTGCCCAGGCTGCAGCTCAACCCCTACAGCTGGTCAAAG GTATCAAACATCATGTACCTGGACTCTCCTGCTGGCGTCGGGATGTCGTACTCGTTGAACAAATCGGATTATACGACAGGTGACCTGAAAACTGCAGCTGATGCGCACACATTCCTTCTGAAG TGGTTCGAATTGTACCCAGAGTTTCAGTCGAACCCGTTCTACATTTCCGGGGAGTCATACGCGGGGGTTTATATTCCCACGCTTGCTGATGAAGTTGTCAGAG GGATAGAAAAAGGTGTGGAACCAAGAATCAATTTCAAG GGCTATCTGATTGGCAATGCATTCACTGATGTCGACTATGACTTCAATTCCTTCGTTCCTTTTGCGCATGGGATGGGGCTTATCTCAACTGACATGTTCGAG GATGTCAAAGCCAGTTGCCACGGTACGTTCTTTGGCGACGTAGACAACCTGTGCCAAGAGAAGATAGAAAGAGTTCATTGG GAACTGAAAGACCTGAACAAGTACAACATCCTTGCACCCTGCTACCATCATCCTGAAATCCAAGAGGTAGAGTTCGCCAACAGCAGCTTGCCGTTGAGCTTTAGGAGGCTCGGAGAGACCGATAGGTCATTTCCAGTGAGGAAGCGTATGGCAGGGCGTTCATGGCCCCTCCGTCTTGCTCTGAGGGGTGGACGAGTTCCAATGTGGCCAGGGCTTGGTGGTAGATCACTTCCCTGTACG AGTGATGAACTTGCTACTACATGGCTAGATGATGAAGGTGTCAGAGCTGCAATTCATGCCAAATCG AAAAGCTTAATAGGGTCATGGGAACTTTATACAGCAAGAATAGACTACACTCATAATACAGGAACAATGGTGAGCTATCATAAAAAGTTTACAGCCCTTGGATACCGCGTGCTAATTTACAG TGGAGACCATGATCTATGCATTCCTTTCCCTGGAACTGAAGCATGGGTGCGGTCAATAGGCTACCAAGTTGTCGATAGATGGCGGCCATGGTACTTTGGTGATCAAGTGGCTGG ATATACGCAAGGCTATGATCGCAATCTCACCTTCCTCACAATAAAG GGAGCCGGGCACGCTGTCCCTGAGTACAAGCCCAAGGAGTCGCTCGCGTTCTACAGTCGCTGGCTGGCAGGAGAGAAGTTCTGA